The Methanococcoides methylutens genome segment AGAGTACTGTACATCAGTTACCCATAATATATTTTTTCAAAAAATCGGTCCCATCATCGGATGAGAACATGGGAATATCCCAATCCTGGACCACTTTAGACCTTTTGCTCCGGGTCCTTTCATTTTTCACGGGGTCAAAGCCGGTCTTATGATACTCGGTCTTGTGTATTACAACACCCCTTTTTTGCCATGATGGAACCTTATCAAGGTTTATTCCACGCTGGAACAACATCTCATGTATATCCTGAGCCTTCTTACCCTTGATAGCAGCTGCAGCTTCCTTTTCGCTCAGGCCCTCCGAACGCAGCGTGTAATATCCATATGAACTTACACAGTTCCTCCAGGCCTCGTTCTGGCGCCAGACCAGATACTCAGGGACCTGACCTTTCTCGATGGGAACGATTCGGGAATCAAATGACACAGGCTCATCGAGACCCATCTTAATAGTAAAAGCACTGCTAAGGTAGCTGGCGACCACAGAATCAAGTTTCTCGACCCGGCCATCAAAGGGCAGGTCAAAGAAAAGAATGCTCGCCTCGTCAGAAAAAGTATATGCTAACGCTGCACTCATTCCGCTTTTTTTGAAGAAAAGTTCCAGAGAATCCGCCATGGCAGATGCAAACCTTTCATCATACGGCTTTTCGCAACCAAGCCGTGAAAGCGTATGTTTGAACGTCCTGCCATCAACGCGTATGATCACAGGAGCAATGCAGCGCAGATCTGAATAGATCTCCCGCTGTTTCATGAGAAGGATCAGTCTTCTTTTTCTTCCTCTTTTGCAGGTTTCTTGAACCTTTTAACGATATCGCGTATGAGGACAATGTCCCCGGTAGTTACAACCCACCTGTATGGAAGGATGACCCCCCTGGTCGCAACATCAAAGATATCACGGTTGATGTCTGAAAGAGCAAGGCCTGAAACAACCCTCTCATCCACATCAAAAACGAGATCGTTCACTTTTCCCACATACGTACCCTGATTCGTATACACATTTAATCCAAACAGTGATGTTATATCTGCGCGCATGATAGCCCCTGTTGTCTTGATCTATTAAAATTATAAATATGATTTACATGTTGATAATATATATAAAATGCGTATTGATGTGCCTTAAAGGCTTCTGAACATAATCAATAAATTGTCCCATAGCGCAGCGTACTAATGAATAACAAAATTGGAATGCTTTCAGTGAATCTAGTTTAATATAAATTAAATTGAATACTGAAAATATATAATAATTTCCGCTATTTATATATACAGTTGGAGTCTGTTCCAATATATGGTTAATGGGCTTGCAGATATTTGGATTTCCATAATCAAAAATAATTTCCAGATGCTTGGATTGAATGACTCAAAACCCAGAGGAATAATAATTCTTGGAATCTTTGTTGGTTTGAGCGCAGTACTCCAGTTATTTTGTGGCTTTGCCGGATATCCGTTATACATTCAGGGATATGCCTTGCAGTCGGGATTTGTATTCTATGTTTATTTCCTATATGCATTGATTTCTGTGAGTCTGGCATATGGTTTCCTTAAATTGAAAAAAGTCGTATTTTATCCTGCAATCTTTTGGTTTTTATGGGGTACAGCCAACGGAATATCCAATTACCTGGCCCTTGCAGATATTGAAATTATTGTAGATAGCGCCCTCAGCTTTGCATTTTTATCTTATGTTTATTCAAAAAAGAAGTATTTCGTGAATTAATTTTCAAAATTTATTTTCTATAACCATATAATTCAAAAAAGAAGAAATTACTATTCACAAGATATCGTCAATTGTTGCATTTACCCACAACTATTGATACCTTAACACCAAACACTTATGGGAAAACGAAAGTTCTACTCTTGGAAATGCACCATCATTAAATAGAAGTATAGCTGAAAAGTCCAGAGGGCAAAAGAACATGCTTACAAGCACCTACATACATATTCCCGGCATAGGGAAAACAATTGAAAAACGGATATGGGAGAGCGGGCACTGCCAGTGGGACGAATACCTGGAACACCAGGACTGCATTTCAATACCTGCAACGAGGAAAGAAAGGATCGAAAAAGGGATCATCGAATCCAAAGATCACCTTGCAATGAGAGATTTCGAATACTTCGCCAACTGCCTCCCGGGTGCAGAACACTGGAGAGCTTTTGAGCATTTCTCGGATTCTGTCGCTTATGTCGATATTGAGACCACAGGCCTCTCTGCTAATAGTTCCTGCATTACTGTTGTAGGGATCTACGACGGGAAAGATGCAAAAACGTATGTCAAAGGAATTGACCTTGATGACATCGTAGAAGAGCTGGAAAAATACGAGCTTCTGGTATCCTTCAACGGGGCACGCTTCGACCTGCCGTTCATCAAGCACGAATTCCCGGAAATTAATTTCAACCAGCTCCATGTGGACCTTATGTACCCTCTGCGTCGCATTGGGCTCACGGGAGGGCTTAAGGCCATCGAGAAAAAGCTGGGGATACAGCGAACTGATGATACGGTCGACATTACCGGGTTCGATGCAGTCCGGCTCTGGCACGAGTACGAGCGCGGAAATGAAGAATCGCTGGACCTTCTTCTTGAATACAACCGGGAAGATATCGTCAACCTGGAAACGATCATCAATAAAACATACACGCAGTTCAGCGAAAGGACATTCGAGAAGACCCTCGGAAAATGAGACAAAGCGTCGTTCTTTTCCTTCAATATACAGAGGATGACAGAATATAATGAAGCCGGATATATCCAATATCCCTGACCTGCCGGGCGTCTACCTGATGAAGGATAGCTCCGACAACATTATTTACATAGGAAAGGCAAAATCCCTGAAGAAGAGGGTCAGCCAATACTTCCAGTCCGGAAAGAACCATTCTTCAAAGACCAGGGCAATGGTCAGGAAGATCGAGGATATCGACTACATCGTAACGGATTCTGAGGTCGGGGCACTGATACTTGAGGCAAATCTTGTAAAGAAGAACAGGCCCCATTACAACATAGACCTGAAGGATGACAAACGATATCCTTACGTTAAGGTCACGGTCAACAAGAAGTTCCCGAGGATATTCATAACACGCAAGAGGCTCATGGACGGAGCCCTTTATTTCGGACCCTATACCAACGTCAAGCCTGTACGCCGTACACTTGACATGATATCGCAGGTATTCAGGATCAAAAGTTGCAACCGGAAGGTCGACGGGAAGAGAACACGGCCATGCCTTAACTATCACATTGATCGCTGCTATGCGCCATGCAACGGTTCCATTTCCGAAGAGGAATATCGTAAGAACGTCATGGAAGCTGTGAAGTTCTTCAAAGGTGACACCGCAGGAATCCTAAGTTCACTTAATGAAAAGATGCAGGAGCATGCAAAAGAACAGGAATTCGAAGCTGCTGCTGTGATACGTGACCAGATAGCAGCACTCAAAAGCCTGTCCGAACAGCAGACCGCCACAGCAGGGAACAATGACAGTGACCTCATAGCCACGGCAGCCGATGAGGAAACAATTTTCGTGCAGATCTTCTATATCCGTGACGGGAACATGGTAGGAAAGGCTGATTTTTCACTTTCATGGGGAGATGCAGCAGGAGATATCACCAAAATTGTCGCGGAGTTCATCAAGCAATATTACCAGGATGCACCGGTTCCTCCGGAGATCCTTGTGCAGCACCAGATACCTGAAAAAGAACTTATCACAAAATGGCTGTCTGAAAAAGCATCCAGAAGTGTCAGCATACAGGTGCCTGCAAGAGGAGATAAGAAAAAGTTGCTTGACATGGCTGCAAGGAATGCAATCATGACAATGGAACAATCGCATATAAAGAAAAGTGATAAGGAGACTGCACTACAGGCACTGGTACAGCTTCGTGATGAACTCTCACTCCCTACCCTGCCGGTACAAATAGAAGGCTTTGACATCTCCAACATATCAGGGACTGATGCCGTAGGATCACTCGTGGTTTTCAACAACGGAATGCCTGCAAAGGACAAGTACAGGCATTTCAATATCAAGACCGTAAAAGGCATCGATGACTTTGCCATGATGGCAGAAGTGGTCAAGCGCCGGTACAAAAAACAGAAAACTGAGGATAACAAAATGCCTGACCTGATACTCATCGACGGTGGCCCGGGACAGGTCGGCGCTGCAATGGGATCACTTAAGGAACTGGGACTTGACATTCCCCTGGTCGGTCTGGCAAAACGGTTCGAGCATATAATCGTCCCGAAGGAAGGACAGGACGAGGTTGTCATACTTCCACATACATCCGATGCGCTCAGGATGCTCATGCAGGTGAGGGATGAATCACATCGTTTTGCAGTCTCTTCACATCGAAGAAGACGTACTGCAAGGTTGTCCCATTCTGAACTGGATTCAATACCAGGAATTGGCTCATCCAGGAAGAAAGCCCTGCTGAACCATTTCGGGTCAATCGATAAGATAAGGCGCGCTTCTATAGAGGACCTTGCGGAAGTGGAAGGTATCAGCAAAGGGCTTGCTGGGAAGATCGCAGATCATTTCAAGAGCAATCAGGATTGAACATGGCCAGTCACCAAACCCGGGACCAATATAGCCTCAGACTGATTCCCGGATAGATAAAAAGAAGGACGGATGAAAAAGAGATAAACTGAAGTCAGGCTTTGAAGTTGAGATAGTATTTTATTGGCAAAGTATCTTAATATCGGGTATCTTAATGTTGAAACAGGATATCGCATAAAGAACGACAAAAGGTGATGGAAGTTAATTCTATAGACGAACAGATCGAGGATACAAAGAAGGAACTTGAGGAAATGCTTGCATATCCTGATGAGAAGCTGATCGACATCATCAAGGAAGTGGGATTTGAATGCGACATGTGTGCCAGGTGCTGTACCAAAGAGTTCAACGACCATGTGTTCCTGCTCGACAAGGATACAGAGTTCATTAAAAGCATTGATCCAAACCTTATCAAACCTGCACCTTATTATGAGTTCTGCGACCAGAACGGGCGATTCTATGTTTCAGGTTATGCACTAAGAACAAAGGAGGATGGAAGTTGTGTCATGCTTGAGAACAAAAGATGTACCATGTATGACAGAAGGCTCACCATCTGTCGGCTTTACCCTTACATGCTCCACAGGGAAACGGATGATGAAGGAAAGCTTGACTGGAGACAGATATCCGGACTTAACGAGCATGGGTGCTACCACTCAGAAATATCGGGCAGTGAAGCTGAAAAAATAGCTGCAGACACAAAGGCTTATGAGGAAGCATACCTTCGCCAGCAGATAAGGTTCCTCGGGAAGGTCAGGGATCACTTCAAAAAGAACGGGCTTCGCCACGTAAAATCGATCTATGACAGAAAGATGCGTTCTTTTGGCAAAGGCGAAGAGATCGAAGTTTACGTATATTACAAGGACGAACTCGAACTTTCACGAGTATCCGTTGATGACTGAATAATTTCATTTATCCCAGTTGCCATTGAGCTTGCCGTCCCTTGCCATTCTTCCCAGTACCTTATGAACCGGGTCACTGATAGGCGACGGAACTATGTTCTCATAAGGAGTGGATGGCAGCGGGGTCAGGTAATGTGCCCTTACTTTTCCACCTTTGCGGCATATCCATTTGATCTGTTCAAGTGTTCTTTGCTGGTCCTCTTCACACTCATCCGGAAAACCAAAGATGAAATCCACGATCGGGGTTATTTCATGCTCAAAGCACCGTTCAATTGCAATCGTAACATCATCGGAAGTATGACCGCGGAGCATTTCTTTCAATATCCTGTCACTACCGGATTGTGCACCCATGCTGATCGTTCTGTTGGTGCAGTACCGGTCAATAAGGTCCAGACCTTCGTGAGTTGTGAATTCCGGTCGGATCTCTGAGGGAAAGGTACCGAAATATATATTTTTGTCTTCCATTGAATGTAGCTGCGACAAAAGTTTCTCAACCTTATCAAAACGTGGATGTACCCCATCGCCCCCATAAGCAAAAGCATTCGATGAAGTAAAACGCAGGTCACTGTAGTGTTTAGCGAACTTCAATATGGAATCAATGCTCCTGTGCCTCATCCGGTTGCCAAATAAACGGGGCGTCTGGCAGTATTTACATTTCCAGGGGCATCCCCTGCTGATCTCGAGAGGAGCACGTATGCCTTCCGGATCAAAGCATGGGTAGGCATCAAGATCCACAGGTCCACGTTTTTCAGTATACACCACATTACCGTTCTTTCGATATGCAATCCCCTTTACATCAGAAGGATTGTTTCCGCTGAGAAGTGCATTTACAAGTTCCGGAAGAGCTTCCTCCCCTTCCCCGACAACGACATAGTCGAAATGTTCAAGAGTATCCTCCACAGAACCGGATGGATGAGGACCTCCTGCAATGTAAATGGAATCGGTGGAAGAATCGTCGACCTCTGTGAAGATATCTTCTTTCTGTTTTGTGGCAAAGCTGTATATCATGATGCCATCATGAGGTTGTTTCACAACCATGTTCCCGGGAACAAGAGGCATAAGTGAAGCAAGGCTGTAAGTGTTCTTCTGCATCCACCTAAAACAAATATCCATACATCTCACCTCAATTCATGACCAGAGTTAACGGTACCAATGTGAAACACAGGATCCCCAGTATAAAAGTGAGAATTCCAAGTGCCAACCTTTTGTTGTCAAGTATTATTTCATCATTTAAGGGTTTTGGATGACCGGCCAGAGCAAAGAGTAAAAGGAAGAATGACCAGAACAACCAGATACCTCCATTTTGCTCAAGAACAAAGATCACATACAATGCAAGAGCGCCCAATAACATCGGCATCATGAGGGATACTTTCCGGGCACGCTCACCCAACATGGCTCGCATGATATGACCACCATCAAGCTGGCCGGATGGCAGGAGGTTAAGAACGGTCACCAGCATGCCCACCCATCCCGCAAATGCAACCGGATGCATCATTTCGGAAGTACTGCCCATGATCCGGGTGATGCCATCGAACAGCAGCGGTGTCTGGATATCGATCATGATGGCCCCGGGATCAGCAGGAAGCTCCACCGGTGGCAGTGAAAGGCCTATGAAGGTCACGATCACAGATGCTACAATGCCTACAAGCGGACCTGCAACTGCTACATCGAACAATGCCCTGCGATTAGGGATGATACCTCTGTGCTTTATAACGGCACCCATGGTTCCGATAAAAGTGGGAAAAGGAATAAAATAAGGAAGTGAGGTCCGCATACCATGCATCTTTGCAGCCATGTAGTGCCCCATCTCATGGGATCCCAATACGAACATTATTGCGAGGGTAAAAGGCAGGCCTTTTATGAAACCTGAAGGCTCATTGAATATATCCACACCGAACATCGCTGCACCGGCAAACATGGTTGTGAATACAGTAGCTATTGCCAGCACCACATTGATCCAGATGCGTTCGGGAACTTCATGAATAGGAGATGCGATCAGCACATCCTCACCAAGCTCGGACACCAGAGCAAAGCGATATCCTTTTGCTCCAAACTTGCCCCATAAGCTATTGGTAATGGTTTGCTTATCCGTGGTTGGAACGCCATAGAAGTATATGTCCCCATCAACATATCCAACTTCATATACCTTAAAAAAAGGATGGACATCACCATAGAGGTTCATGACCAAAGCTTCTATTTGCTGATCGTCCAGATGTCCGGAATTAGAGTCGTTCTTTGCCATTATGTCACACTAATGATCTCATTTTTCAGGGATCTCGATATATCCGTTGCTGCTGTCGACCTTTACATGATCCCCATCAGAAAGAACCTCGTAAGGGTCCTCTTCAAGTCTGTCAACCAGAGGGATGTCCGAAATAATGGCACCAACTGCCACTATGGGCTCGGAATCGATGTTGATCATGCCTGCCGGAGCAACATTGTTCTTTTTCAGCTGGTAGATAACATAGGAACCGACAGTAGAACCTTTTCCATGAGGGAACACCAGGATCTTATCCTTGATGCACTGCCCGTAAATGGCATGAGAAGGGTCAACAACCACGCCGTTCTTTGGATCCACATTGCCTAAAAATGAGAGTGCATCGGTTGATAGGAGGACTTCACCTTCTGCAACACCCCTTGCGATAGTACGACATTTGATCTTAATTGTCACCACCTACCTTTTTGATACATTCTTCAAGACTGCCGATCTTTGCGGCAACCTTGCACATTCCAGGAACATATGCAAGCGCTTTTCCTGAGTTTACCATCATACAGTTATGACCTTCCGTAGCAGGAGACACGACCATACATGTGTCACAGAGCACTTTTGCCCCACTCTGCTCGATCTGCTTAACAAGTTCAGCGTTCTTCTCGGCAACTTCCCTTGAAGTACATACCCACAGTTCCTTTTCAATTCCTTTTCCTTCCAGAAGCCGGGCAATATTCTCCAGCTCATCTGCTGAACAATGCGGACAGCCAACTGCCGCAATATCGCACTCCAGATCATCAGTACCTCCGATGACTTCTTCGTAGACCTCATCTATCTGGCTGCGTTCGATAACGATCCTATCTTCGGGGTTTGCAAAACTTACCTTTTGTGCTTCAGGAGTTATGTCCTCAACGTGATACAATGCGACTGCTCCGGATGCTGCCATTGCTGCACCCAGTGCTTTGAGGTTG includes the following:
- a CDS encoding TIGR04013 family B12-binding domain/radical SAM domain-containing protein, which codes for MDICFRWMQKNTYSLASLMPLVPGNMVVKQPHDGIMIYSFATKQKEDIFTEVDDSSTDSIYIAGGPHPSGSVEDTLEHFDYVVVGEGEEALPELVNALLSGNNPSDVKGIAYRKNGNVVYTEKRGPVDLDAYPCFDPEGIRAPLEISRGCPWKCKYCQTPRLFGNRMRHRSIDSILKFAKHYSDLRFTSSNAFAYGGDGVHPRFDKVEKLLSQLHSMEDKNIYFGTFPSEIRPEFTTHEGLDLIDRYCTNRTISMGAQSGSDRILKEMLRGHTSDDVTIAIERCFEHEITPIVDFIFGFPDECEEDQQRTLEQIKWICRKGGKVRAHYLTPLPSTPYENIVPSPISDPVHKVLGRMARDGKLNGNWDK
- a CDS encoding tRNA(His) guanylyltransferase Thg1 family protein; amino-acid sequence: MKQREIYSDLRCIAPVIIRVDGRTFKHTLSRLGCEKPYDERFASAMADSLELFFKKSGMSAALAYTFSDEASILFFDLPFDGRVEKLDSVVASYLSSAFTIKMGLDEPVSFDSRIVPIEKGQVPEYLVWRQNEAWRNCVSSYGYYTLRSEGLSEKEAAAAIKGKKAQDIHEMLFQRGINLDKVPSWQKRGVVIHKTEYHKTGFDPVKNERTRSKRSKVVQDWDIPMFSSDDGTDFLKKYIMGN
- a CDS encoding ribonuclease H-like domain-containing protein, translated to MLTSTYIHIPGIGKTIEKRIWESGHCQWDEYLEHQDCISIPATRKERIEKGIIESKDHLAMRDFEYFANCLPGAEHWRAFEHFSDSVAYVDIETTGLSANSSCITVVGIYDGKDAKTYVKGIDLDDIVEELEKYELLVSFNGARFDLPFIKHEFPEINFNQLHVDLMYPLRRIGLTGGLKAIEKKLGIQRTDDTVDITGFDAVRLWHEYERGNEESLDLLLEYNREDIVNLETIINKTYTQFSERTFEKTLGK
- a CDS encoding site-2 protease family protein, whose product is MAKNDSNSGHLDDQQIEALVMNLYGDVHPFFKVYEVGYVDGDIYFYGVPTTDKQTITNSLWGKFGAKGYRFALVSELGEDVLIASPIHEVPERIWINVVLAIATVFTTMFAGAAMFGVDIFNEPSGFIKGLPFTLAIMFVLGSHEMGHYMAAKMHGMRTSLPYFIPFPTFIGTMGAVIKHRGIIPNRRALFDVAVAGPLVGIVASVIVTFIGLSLPPVELPADPGAIMIDIQTPLLFDGITRIMGSTSEMMHPVAFAGWVGMLVTVLNLLPSGQLDGGHIMRAMLGERARKVSLMMPMLLGALALYVIFVLEQNGGIWLFWSFFLLLFALAGHPKPLNDEIILDNKRLALGILTFILGILCFTLVPLTLVMN
- a CDS encoding YkgJ family cysteine cluster protein, with protein sequence MEVNSIDEQIEDTKKELEEMLAYPDEKLIDIIKEVGFECDMCARCCTKEFNDHVFLLDKDTEFIKSIDPNLIKPAPYYEFCDQNGRFYVSGYALRTKEDGSCVMLENKRCTMYDRRLTICRLYPYMLHRETDDEGKLDWRQISGLNEHGCYHSEISGSEAEKIAADTKAYEEAYLRQQIRFLGKVRDHFKKNGLRHVKSIYDRKMRSFGKGEEIEVYVYYKDELELSRVSVDD
- a CDS encoding DUF126 domain-containing protein, giving the protein MVTIKIKCRTIARGVAEGEVLLSTDALSFLGNVDPKNGVVVDPSHAIYGQCIKDKILVFPHGKGSTVGSYVIYQLKKNNVAPAGMINIDSEPIVAVGAIISDIPLVDRLEEDPYEVLSDGDHVKVDSSNGYIEIPEK
- a CDS encoding PRC-barrel domain-containing protein, producing the protein MRADITSLFGLNVYTNQGTYVGKVNDLVFDVDERVVSGLALSDINRDIFDVATRGVILPYRWVVTTGDIVLIRDIVKRFKKPAKEEEKED
- the uvrC gene encoding excinuclease ABC subunit UvrC, whose product is MKPDISNIPDLPGVYLMKDSSDNIIYIGKAKSLKKRVSQYFQSGKNHSSKTRAMVRKIEDIDYIVTDSEVGALILEANLVKKNRPHYNIDLKDDKRYPYVKVTVNKKFPRIFITRKRLMDGALYFGPYTNVKPVRRTLDMISQVFRIKSCNRKVDGKRTRPCLNYHIDRCYAPCNGSISEEEYRKNVMEAVKFFKGDTAGILSSLNEKMQEHAKEQEFEAAAVIRDQIAALKSLSEQQTATAGNNDSDLIATAADEETIFVQIFYIRDGNMVGKADFSLSWGDAAGDITKIVAEFIKQYYQDAPVPPEILVQHQIPEKELITKWLSEKASRSVSIQVPARGDKKKLLDMAARNAIMTMEQSHIKKSDKETALQALVQLRDELSLPTLPVQIEGFDISNISGTDAVGSLVVFNNGMPAKDKYRHFNIKTVKGIDDFAMMAEVVKRRYKKQKTEDNKMPDLILIDGGPGQVGAAMGSLKELGLDIPLVGLAKRFEHIIVPKEGQDEVVILPHTSDALRMLMQVRDESHRFAVSSHRRRRTARLSHSELDSIPGIGSSRKKALLNHFGSIDKIRRASIEDLAEVEGISKGLAGKIADHFKSNQD